Below is a genomic region from Schistocerca americana isolate TAMUIC-IGC-003095 chromosome 1, iqSchAmer2.1, whole genome shotgun sequence.
GAGCAGGGCATTTTCATGTTCTCAGTTTGCTGACCCAACAAAATTCgtgtaacaaaaaattaaataatcttCATTCCATTATAACACTTGCACGAGATAGAAGAAAACTAAGAAAAGTTTTGAATTCAGCGTAAATAGTTAGCTAAAATCTCATATTTACTTTAAGTTGACTGATGTACAGACTTGTGTTGTCTCTGAACTCGTCGCTCTGAAGGATCACTGTGCGTGTTGCAGGTGCTGCTGTGGGCATGCGCGCTGCTGGGCGCAGCCAGTGCTGGCTACCTGGGCGCGCCCGCCGTCTCCTACTCTGCGGCACCTGCGCTGCGGGGATCGGCTCTGGGTCTGGGACTCGCAGGTACGGCTGTCCCACTATTAGCTTCAAAGACGTCAGTTTCCATCGCTGTAATACTAGGCATACCTATGAAAGGCTCCGTTTTGtcgaaaaacataaaattataataTCCTGGAGACTACTGGGCCATAAAAAGTACATTACCCTAGTTCACAACTGACTGTAGCAGTAATAAAGACTGCACTGTGAAATGAGACGTATGCGATCAGGTAAGATTGAAATTTATTCCCTAGTTTTACACTCAGCAGTAAAGTTTTGACGCACAGTCCAGCTTTAAAGAACTGACcttactctctgttgatctgtagCACAATATAGGATGATAAATTTCTTTCTTCACTATAGTGTCATTGAAGTGGTTTACAAATGTCTCCATCCAGTATCACATGCTTATCATGTTGTGTTATCCATAAGAAAATATCAGCACTGCATGATTGCAAGAATATGAAAAATACTTTCCTGGTTAGCAGTGACTAAGTGACAAATTACTGTACACAATACAGCAAACCGACTACACAGTATGAGACTACAGAAATAGGGCAAACTTGTGGAGTCTAGCATATCTTATCAATACTCACGGGTAATGCTATGAAACAATATGGAATAGAAAACACTGGAAACACTTCTAAGATCTTTTCACCGTTTCGACTCTTATTATTGCCGTTACAAGATAGGTAATTACTTATACCTCTTTATCTGGTATATCAGGTCTGATCGTCTAGTGGTAAAGCACATGCAAGGAAACCAAAAGGTTGTGGGATCAAATGCTAGTCAGATCACATCTCAGTGAAGTAAAGATTCACCAGTGGCTTGTTTTCTGCATTAAACGAAAGATTACCTTTCTCTCAAAGGAATACTGGGTTGGGTTAGTGCAACATATGTCGTGaaagtggcatccaattgaaagatACTTCCGCAGGGTGTGGAGCCCCATGAAactattattatttaatttgtggCACCTTTTTGCCCTTTAAAAGACTGAGATACACCAGGAAACTGTAATAATGTTGAAATACCGCATAGACCTCATATTACCTACACTACCCACAGGTTCTCCACTTGGAGCTGGTGCTGGCACTGCTGCAGCTGCGGCAGCTGCATCTGCTGCTGCGAGACTGGCTGCCGCCAGGTTTCCAGCTGCTGGTCTGCCGGCCTATGCCGGAGTCGCCCCTGGCTATGCTGGTGTAGCTCCAGGCTACGCTGGAGTCGCCCCTGGCTATGCCGGTCTGGCCGCTGCACGCTACGCTGGTCTGGGCCGCCTGGCCGGTGGGCTGCCCGCTGAACTGGCTGACCCGTACTACGACCCCAACCCCCAGTACAGCTTCAGCTACAGGGTCAGCGACGCCCTGACCGGCGacgccaagcagcagcaggagagccGCAGCGGCGACGTGGTCGAGGGCAGCTACAGCCTGGTCGAGCCCGACGGCAGCGTCCGCACGGTGGACTACACGGCCGCCCCTGGCGTCGGTTTTAACGCCGTGGTCTCAAAGAGCGCCGCTCCTCCTGGATCGCCTGCTGCTGCCGCTGCAGCCACtgcggccgccgctgccgccgcctccgcTCGAGCTGCTCTTGCTGGTAAGTCCCAACCTCAGCATTTGAGTCCAATCAAAATACGTGTGTGGCTGCAGTGCAAGAACAGGGAAATAGTAAAGTCGAGTTCATCAGAGACAGCATGTAGTTTCGTTGAGCATTAGCATTTTTGTAATAATCTATAATAGTGCAAGAAAACACAATATGTACTCCACATTTCTTAGATACAAGCTGTTGATAGTTGGAGCAACAGCGATCCGTATCTTTCTAAACCAATTACAGCTTTTCAGCAGGCTATGATATGTCATTATCTGATATCAACATTCTGTCATGTTTGAGCTGCATACTTGCTGACATGACTTATTACTTCCAGCAGGTGCAGTACCAGGTGTTGGAGGCTACCAACTGTCCCCAGCAGCTGCTGCTGGAGTGTATGGCGCGCCCCTCAAGACTGCACATGCTGCTCTTTCCACACCACACGCCAAGGTCCACTACTGATTATCCCACCGGCTAAATCTCTCTGTAAATACGACTGACACTCATGTACAATGAAAGTTtcacaaaaatgtgaataaatgtgtTTATACGGTTTTATATGCTGTTTTTGTCTCATGTGATCTATTACTAAGCAGAGAATAGTATTAAATTTAATGTTGTTTTCAGCTTCATCACCCACGAAAGCGTTGTAAAAGCTGTAAAAGTGTGCTTGCACTATGGAACAAGTTATACATGTTGATTTGAATATCTTCAATTTCTCCTGTTGTTCAGTAGTGGTACAGAGAAGAAAAATACAGTGATCAAAATTCTTAAACCGTATGTTACATTCAGAATCTAATAAACATCGAACTAACATTTATTTTTGCCATAGAACTCGAAATGACATGAATACAATTTGCATCCATATCTGATCAAAGTTTTTTGCGAATGCATTATTTTTAAAAACTGATTTGCcttttttctaaaaaagtactctTTGTATATCACCATCTAAAATCTACGTCGTTTTAACGATCGCTTCGAAACTATTCTATTAGTTTCCAGGCAAGGTGACCCAGTTGTCAACAGATAAGTCTTACATTCGGGAGGACCACCTTAATTTGCAATGACATCAGCCCAACCCAGTTTAATTTTTACACGCTTACCTCGAATTAACTAACTGAATATCTCAGTGGATCAGTCGATTAGTTTTATATTATATACTACAGAGACTTCTATTCAGACAGTTGTTCCTTCAAGAGAACCTTCGACAAAGCCTCTTAACAAGAAACTACGCCGATCCTCTCTACTCCTGCGGTACACACATTTAACTCCAAATACACATATATCCTTCAAATAAGAGTGTCAGCCTTATTAATTTTCTCTGTACCGTTTTAGCTTACATATCTTTCTTAAGTATAATCTAAGGCAGTAATT
It encodes:
- the LOC124592507 gene encoding cuticle protein 21-like: MALQVLLWACALLGAASAGYLGAPAVSYSAAPALRGSALGLGLAGSPLGAGAGTAAAAAAASAAARLAAARFPAAGLPAYAGVAPGYAGVAPGYAGVAPGYAGLAAARYAGLGRLAGGLPAELADPYYDPNPQYSFSYRVSDALTGDAKQQQESRSGDVVEGSYSLVEPDGSVRTVDYTAAPGVGFNAVVSKSAAPPGSPAAAAAATVQYQVLEATNCPQQLLLECMARPSRLHMLLFPHHTPRSTTDYPTG